Proteins from one Rhodothermales bacterium genomic window:
- the rplI gene encoding 50S ribosomal protein L9 produces the protein MKIILIKDVIGLGEQGDVVTVKDGYGRNFLIPRLLGVMATPGAVKAVSEERRQASRKFAKRKDEQLALVAQLEKTEVVVHSRVGEENRIFGTVTPTQVGIELTKQGFEIDRRLIELNEDIRMIGVYSATVRLSSEAIAQVKVRVEPLVEEGESA, from the coding sequence ATGAAGATCATACTTATAAAAGACGTTATCGGGCTCGGCGAACAGGGCGACGTGGTGACGGTGAAGGACGGCTACGGCCGCAATTTCCTGATCCCGCGCCTCCTGGGCGTAATGGCTACTCCGGGCGCGGTGAAGGCCGTATCCGAAGAACGCCGCCAGGCCTCCCGGAAGTTTGCCAAACGCAAGGACGAACAGCTCGCGCTCGTCGCGCAGCTCGAGAAGACGGAAGTCGTCGTCCATTCGCGCGTCGGCGAGGAAAACCGCATCTTCGGCACCGTCACGCCGACACAGGTGGGCATCGAACTCACGAAGCAGGGCTTCGAGATCGATCGTCGCTTGATCGAGCTGAACGAGGACATCCGCATGATCGGCGTTTACTCTGCCACCGTGCGCCTCAGCAGCGAGGCGATCGCGCAGGTCAAAGTGCGCGTCGAGCCGCTGGTGGAAGAAGGCGAATCCGCCTGA
- the rpsF gene encoding 30S ribosomal protein S6 has product MADNRYMYEVTYIVNAVLNDDQLRGVAQRIRKTIEENGGEVIDVDEWGNRRLAYPIKKKRNGYYVNLYMTAPGSIIPRLERMLEIDEDVLRYITLRMDTKMIKHYEQSKQTGAPQPA; this is encoded by the coding sequence ATGGCTGATAACAGGTACATGTACGAAGTTACGTACATAGTAAACGCTGTGCTCAACGACGACCAGCTCCGGGGCGTCGCGCAGCGGATACGGAAGACGATCGAGGAGAACGGCGGCGAAGTGATCGACGTGGACGAGTGGGGCAACCGCCGGCTGGCGTACCCCATCAAGAAGAAGCGGAACGGGTACTACGTCAACCTTTACATGACGGCACCCGGCAGCATCATCCCGCGGCTGGAACGCATGCTTGAGATCGACGAAGACGTGCTGCGCTACATCACGTTGCGCATGGACACGAAGATGATCAAGCACTACGAACAGTCCAAGCAGACCGGCGCACCGCAGCCGGCCTGA
- the rpsR gene encoding 30S ribosomal protein S18 produces MEKVEYIDYKNTELLLRFLNEQGKILPRRITGITAKQQRQLTRAVKRARHLALIPFVSDTVR; encoded by the coding sequence ATGGAGAAAGTCGAGTACATCGACTATAAAAATACCGAATTGCTTCTGCGTTTCTTGAACGAACAGGGGAAGATCCTGCCGAGACGCATCACGGGCATTACGGCCAAGCAGCAACGCCAGTTGACCCGCGCCGTCAAGCGCGCCCGCCACCTGGCTCTTATTCCGTTTGTTTCTGATACGGTTCGGTGA